A stretch of DNA from Macrotis lagotis isolate mMagLag1 chromosome X, bilby.v1.9.chrom.fasta, whole genome shotgun sequence:
gggggggggtgttgaggGGGTAGGTAGAGAGCAAAGGAATGGTAAAGTAGGGgagggcagagagagacagacacggagactgagatacagagagaggcagacagagacacagagagagacagctaGAGAGAGAGATCAAAGTGCCAGACTCAAGCAAAGATTTTGTAGAATGTAAAGCTGTTGCGCcttgcccccccacacacacacacaccccgtTCTTTGAGGACCAGCGAGCGGGCATGCAGTTGGCGTGGCTGACCTGGTCGAAATAGATGGTCATGGTACGGTTGCTCATTTCGGATGGCTCATGGTTGGTGCTCCGAATCGCGGAGAACGCCACCTTGGCACTGCCGGAGCGCACGGAGATGCCCAGGGAGGAGGTGACCGCGCCGTCCGCCGACGGGCTGGAGTCGCACACCACCAAGCACTTGCCCTCCAGGACTATGGGCTCGGTGTCGTTCTGAGCCCGCACCGGGCAACCTGcaggcagcagcagcagtagcagggCCAGCGCCGCCACCAGGCAGTAGCAGCAGCCCGCAGGCTCCCGCAGCGCCCCCCGCCGCCTCAGCCTCGGCATAGTCAGCAGCGGCCAGCAGCAGCCCGGGCGAGGCGCCGGCATCGGGGCGCTGCGAGGGGGGAAGGcaggtggggagaggggaagggaggggacgaggaaaaatggaggaagaggagagggtggggtgggggaaggtggggaggggtgggggttGAGCTGCTCTGCTCGATGCtattctccccctttttttttcagagaaggtTCGAAGGAGACTGGGGTGGGAACCAGCTGAGgaatgggatgggggaggggaagggagggagggaagggggtgagcttctcctctctcctcctcccctcttttcCGATGGTCAAGGCAAAGTAGAGTGCTCAGAAAGTAGTCAGAATCCAACCTGTCAACGACAAAAAGGAACAAACCTATTCGATATAGACAAGGAGAggtgaagaagagagggaaaaacagGTGAGGgagcctttccctgcattccctccCAGGACACACATCTTTTACTCCAGTACACTGTCCACCTATATCCGGTCCGAGAGTCTGAGAAACCTCCAGGTGAAGTGCAAAAGGTATCACTGCTTCCCGGCGTGAACGAAAGTGTGTTCATggtcccctttccctttatctttctGTCACTTTGGTTAGTCAAAGCTAGCCCACAAGGATAGCCTCTTCCCTGACCCTTTACACCTTATGTAATCCCAGATCTCCAGGAACAGGAGAGGGAGTCCCAAAAGAAAGGCTAAAACATTTCCTACGTCTTCcgataactgtatttcagtacAATTGTCTTTTGAAACCCTCACTACGgaacccttttccttttctttcctcttctctatttATCCTGGTGTTGTTGTTTAAACAAATAATCTTAGCAGAGGTTTAGCGAatcttttatctgttttctttccaGAGCATGGGTCTTTTGCACTCCTTAGAATGAAtatgatggaaaaagaaagaggaaaaatccaGTGATTCTCACCTCGCACTActgcattaaaattaaaaagtgatcTGAGAATAGCTTCGCTACTTTAGCAACCCCCTTTCAAGACCTCGGTATATCTTCTTCCCCCAACAAAAGCGCAGGTGAACCACAGACAGACACCGACCTCCGTTTCCAAGCTTTTCTAAGCTTCTGTTTCAAACCTTCaagctccttcttcctctgtctctctctctctggaattcTGGAGAACCCTCCCCCATTACTGATAACTTATGCTTCGATTTCTGCACTTTTAACCTGTTTCAGGGCTCACTTTAGCTTCTGGTTTGTTTGTGGATCCATTTTAACCTAggcatttcattttaataaaacgTTGAGAAATGAAAAGCAGAGAAATTCCTCCTTTCCATTACGTCCTCCCAGCAACTCTTCCAATATTCTTTCTAAGAAACCGAAGTTGCTTCTCAATTGCTACCCTTTAAACTTGAGTTTCACAAAAATGATTTCAATTATTTTCCCAGACTCTAAACACTGGGAGTGTTTTCCTGCTGtggttctcattttataaatagatcaatagatcaataaataaacaaataaacaaacaaacaaataaataaatgaatggatttaCGAAATAGGCAAAACGGTccagaaaagggagggggggaggaagaggtgCAAGGGGGTGGATCTTGATGTATTGTTACCTGGTAAATCCATGTTAGGAGAAAATTGCTGGTTAGGTAGCTGCCCGTAAACTTGTAATGCTTAGAGCAAACGAGCCGAGATGGTGCTGGCAGAAGAAGAGGAAACCAGAGTCATCTCATTCTCTCCCGCCCAATGCCAATAACCtacccttttctccctcccttccccttttacacatatatacacgCACCCTCACGGTCTCAAACATACTGTACACAGGTACCCAAGCTAAATACTATTCAAAGGGGCTACTTTTTAGCTAGCCGACCTCTAGTCCTTAGTCAACTGGTCCTGAGCTCCCCGAAACAAGCCCAGGTAGCTCATCTCCTCCGGAGCCCCCTCTTCAggtttttctccccccccccccccaggggccAGTCCCTCTATTTTCCTGACTGCATTGAGAACAGCTGGCAAACGCCCTGCAGTAGCAGCATCAGCATCGACTCTGTTGTTGGCCACCGCCTCCGCCTCCCACCTACCAACCCTAGCCCCTCCCGGCACCCCAAGGTCCGACTCTCACCCAAATACTCGCATCAAAATGCTCCCAGAAGATGCTCTATTTTTACAGCCGTTCCCAAGAAAGGCACAAGTAGATTCAGTTCTCTCATTCCTTTCCGATACCTTCTTTTCGTTTTCAAATCTCCTCCAAGTTTTAACCCTGAATTGTAGGACAACTTTCATAATAAagaaattgtctttcttttttttaaaaaaagggaagtcGAAGAGAATTGAGGAAAGGGGGAAGCAGGGAAGAAAAAAGGCACAGGACTGTGCtggtttaagaaaaatatttggaaatcccGAGCCTGGGAAATGTCAGATCTGGACAGGGTTTGAAGAAGCGCAACCCGCCAGGGTTCATGTGTCTGCTGCTCCGAACCTCCGGACTCATTGCGCGCGCTGGCAGTCTCCGTTTATTTATTAAAAAGCCCGTTCAGAGCTCTCTCACCCTGGAAACCCTCACCATGCTTCTGCGGCTGCATCTGGAAGCTCAACGCCACATTCTAAACATGATCGTGGGCCGCCACCTAGTGGTTCGTTTCCGTATCCTGGCCTCCATCTCCTACGCGGGAGAACTCAGATAAGAGGATGGAAAAGTATggaatagaaagaggaaagaggatcAGAGGGTATGAATAGCATTTGCTGATTGAATTATTTAACGGGGGCAATACTTGGGCATTTGTcaggaatacaaaaaaattctGCATGCTTAATTGCTCTCCCCTCACCACCATCACCCTCCCCCCCAACCTCACCCACCACCCCTACCCCAACTTAAAtgagaacttttatttttgtggttTCTTACACCTTTCCAAGACTATGCTGTCAAGATGATATCTACATTACAATCAAGGTTGTTACTATTGTATGAAAAGCGATTACACAGCTCAGAAGGTCGTGCCAGTACCAAGTTGATGAAAGGAGAGATTTAAATATGAACTCTTCTCTAAACTGACATTTTTAGAAAGCTCATTTAAGAGAAGCTTGCTTGAGTTACATTTTAGATTGTTTTGATGAGACACTATTTAGAAATTAATCTACTCTCCTGTAATATGTAGAAAAGTCATAGTCATAAGAGCAGGATTTCCATGTATGATTGTTTACTTGACATCACATATAAGCTATCATTTTCCCAGATGTTCTAAGTAACTGTGGTGGACCATCTCACTCCTTATACACGGTCCTTTTAGGTGGTACATTTGAGGGTCTCTTTCTATTTAGCCAAAAGATGAATAGCTGACTCAGCTTTCCTGTCATACTCAAATCATACAATTACTGGCAGCTAGTGAGATGCTAGGCTCTTCCTGAATTCCTTGTGCAATAGATGGAATTACATAACATGAACAATATAGATCATCATCAGGTCAGCCCTCAATGCAATGCTGTGGCGTCTCCCTCTAGGAGC
This window harbors:
- the CBLN2 gene encoding cerebellin-2, with protein sequence MPAPRPGCCWPLLTMPRLRRRGALREPAGCCYCLVAALALLLLLLPAGCPVRAQNDTEPIVLEGKCLVVCDSSPSADGAVTSSLGISVRSGSAKVAFSAIRSTNHEPSEMSNRTMTIYFDQVLVNIGNHFDLASSIFVAPRKGIYSFSFHVVKVYNRQTIQVSLMQNGYPVISAFAGDQDVTREAASNGVLLHMEREDKVHLKLERGNLMGGWKYSTFSGFLVFPL